In Miscanthus floridulus cultivar M001 chromosome 5, ASM1932011v1, whole genome shotgun sequence, one genomic interval encodes:
- the LOC136450323 gene encoding ABC transporter B family member 9-like yields the protein MDAAGGAKGSDGVEKKGEGSGSGNGNGGGGDAGKKVPFTGLFRYADGTDVLLMLLGTVGALANGVSQPVMTVIFGQVINAFGDATTDNVLHRVNQAVLNFVYLGIATAVVSFLQVSCWTMTGERQATRIRSLYLKSVLRQEIAFFDVEMTTGQIVSRMSGDTVLVQDAIGEKVGKFQQLVATFIGGFVIAFVKGWLLSLVMLACIPPVVIAGGVVSKMLAKISTKGQASYGDAGNIVEQTLGAIRTVVSFNGEKQAIALYNKLIHKSYKAAVEEGITNGFGMGSVFCIFFSSYGLAIWYGGKLILSKGYSGGDVINILFAIMTGAMSLGNATPCMAAFAEGQSAAYRLFTTIKRKPEIDPEDPTGKQLEDIKGDVDLNDVYFSYPARPEKLIFDGFSLHVSSGTTMAIVGESGSGKSTVISLVERFYDPQAGEILIDGINIKSLQLDWIRGKIGLVNQEPLLFMTSIKDNITYGKEDATIEEIKRAAELANAANFIDKLPNGYDTMVGQRGAQLSGGQKQRIAIARAIIKNPRILLLDEATSALDVESERIVQEALNRIMLDRTTLVVAHRLSTVRNADCISVVQQGKIVEQGPHDELIMNPDGAYSQLIRLQESKEEEQKLDHHMSDSRSKSRSLSLKRSISRGSTGNSSRHSLTLPFSMPGSVELLEGNDANWEDEKEQARDGEAPKKAPMGRLASLNKPEVPILLLGSLAAGVHGVLFPMFGLMISNAIKTFYEPPHQLKKDASFWGLMCVVLGIVSILSIPVEYFLFGVAGGKLIERIRALSFRSIVHQEVAWFDDPKNSSGALGARLSVDALNVRRLVGDNLALAVQVTSTLIAGFVIAFVADWKLTLIILCVMPLSGVQGYAQVKFLKGFSQDAKILYEDASQVATDAVSSIRTVASFCAEKRVTTIYEDKCEASKKQGVRTGMVGGLGFGFSFLMLYLTYGLCFYVGAQFVRHNKSTFGDVFKVFFALMLATIGVSQTSALASDSTKAKDSAVSIFALLDRKSKIDSSNDEGSTLHEVKGDIDFQHVSFKYPSRPDIQIFSDFTLHIPSGKTLALVGESGSGKSTVISLLERFYNPDSGTISLDGVEIKSLKVTWLRDQMGLVGQEPILFNDTIRANIAYGKHGEVTEEELIKVAKAANAHEFVSSLPQGYDTTVGERGVQLSGGQKQRVAIARAILKDPRILLLDEATSALDAESERIVQDALDNVMVGRTTVIVAHRLSTIKSADIIAVLKDGVIVEKGRHEALMNIKDGFYASLVELRSTSS from the exons ATGGACGCAGCGGGAGGTGCGAAAGGGAGCGATGGCGtggagaagaagggagaggggagcgggagcgggaacgggaacggcggaggcggcgacgCCGGGAAGAAGGTGCCGTTCACGGGGCTGTTCCGGTACGCCGACGGCACGGACGTGCTGCTCATGCTCCTCGGCACCGTGGGGGCGCTGGCCAACGGCGTCTCGCAGCCCGTCATGACGGTCATCTTCGGCCAGGTCATCAACGCCTTCGGCGACGCCACCACCGACAACGTCCTCCACCGCGTCAACCAG GCAGTTCTGAACTTTGTCTACCTAGGCATTGCAACAGCGGTTGTTTCCTTTCTTC AGGTGTCATGTTGGACAATGACAGGAGAAAGGCAGGCAACACGCATTCGATCTCTGTACCTCAAATCTGTCTTGAGACAAGAAATAGCATTCTTTGATGTAGAAATGACAACTGGGCAGATAGTTTCAAGGATGTCTGGTGATACCGTGTTAGTTCAGGATGCCATTGGTGAGAAG GTCGGCAAGTTTCAACAGCTTGTGGCAACCTTCATTGGCGGTTTCGTGATAGCATTCGTAAAAGGATGGCTTCTATCTCTTGTCATGTTGGCATGCATACCTCCAGTTGTCATTGCTGGTGGAGTAGTCTCAAAAATGCTTGCTAAAATATCTACCAAGGGGCAAGCATCATACGGTGATGCAGGCAATATTGTTGAACAGACACTTGGGGCTATAAGAACT GTTGTCTCCTTCAATGGGGAGAAACAGGCTATTGCATTGTATAATAAACTCATACACAAGTCATACAAGGCTGCTGTTGAAGAAGGAATTACCAATGGTTTTGGCATGGGTTCTGTTTTCTGCATATTTTTCTCAAGCTATGGTTTAGCCATATGGTATGGCGGAAAGTTGATTCTTAGCAAAGGTTACTCAGGAGGAGACGTCATCAATATCTTGTTTGCTATAATGACTGGGGCAAT GTCTTTAGGTAATGCAACACCCTGCATGGCAGCCTTTGCAGAAGGACAATCTGCGGCATACAGATTGTTCACAACGATCAAGAGGAAACCAGAGATTGACCCAGAAGACCCAACTGGTAAGCAACTAGAAGACATCAAGGGTGATGTTGACCTAAATGACGTGTACTTCAGCTACCCAGCGAGACCAGAGAAACTAATATTTGATGGGTTCTCGCTACATGTGTCTAGCGGCACTACAATGGCTATAGTTGGGGAGAGTGGAAGTGGCAAGTCAACCGTGATAAGTCTTGTAGAGAGATTCTATGATCCACAAGCTGGTGAGATTTTGATTGATGGGATTAACATCAAGAGTTTGCAGCTTGATTGGATACGAGGGAAGATTGGTCTTGTTAACCAAGAGCCATTGCTCTTTATGACATCTATCAAAGATAATATAACATATGGAAAAGAAGATGCAAcaattgaagagatcaaaagagCAGCTGAGCTTGCTAATGCAGCAAATTTCATCGATAAGTTACCCAAT GGTTATGACACGATGGTTGGCCAACGTGGTGCTCAGCTATCAGGGGGACAAAAGCAAAGGATCGCTATTGCAAGAGCAATCATCAAAAACCCCAGAATTCTTTTGTTAGACGAGGCTACTAGTGCATTGGATGTGGAGTCGGAGCGGATTGTTCAGGAGGCACTGAATAGGATCATGCTGGATAGGACAACACTTGTGGTTGCACATCGCCTAAGTACTGTGAGAAATGCTGATTGCATATCAGTTGTTCAACAAGGGAAAATAGTTGAACAAG GTCCCCACGATGAACTGATAATGAACCCTGATGGTGCTTATTCTCAACTTATTCGTCTCCAAGAAAGCAAAGAAGAAGAACAGAAATTAGATCATCACATGTCTGATTCAAGGTCTAAAAGTAGAAGCCTCTCACTGAAGCGATCAATAAGCAGAGGTTCAACGGGAAACAGTAGTCGGCATTCTTTGACCCTCCCCTTTAGCATGCCTGGTTCAGTTGAATTGCTTGAAGGCAATGATGCAAATTGGGAGGATGAGAAAGAGCAGGCTCGTGATGGTGAGGCCCCAAAGAAAGCTCCAATGGGACGGCTAGCTAGTCTAAACAAACCTGAGGTGCCTATTCTTTTGTTAGGATCGCTAGCTGCTGGAGTCCATGGAGTGCTTTTCCCAATGTTTGGTCTAATGATCTCCAATGCCATCAAAACATTCTATGAGCCGCCACACCAACTAAAAAAGGATGCAAGCTTTTGGGGTTTGATGTGTGTTGTGCTGGGTATTGTATCAATACTATCAATACCAGTGGAGTATTTCTTATTTGGGGTAGCCGGGGGGAAGCTTATTGAGCGTATCCGTGCCTTGTCATTTCGGAGCATTGTGCACCAAGAAGTTGCTTGGTTTGATGATCCTAAAAATTCCAG TGGAGCACTTGGCGCAAGGTTGTCAGTTGATGCTTTGAATGTCCGACGTTTAGTGGGTGATAACTTGGCCTTGGCAGTTCAGGTCACCTCGACACTAATTGCAGGATTTGTCATTGCTTTTGTGGCAGATTGGAAGCTCACATTGATCATCCTTTGTGTGATGCCACTATCGGGTGTTCAAGGTTATGCACAAGTGAAGTTCTTGAAGGGTTTCAGTCAAGATGCCAAG ATACTGTATGAAGACGCAAGTCAAGTGGCCACCGATGCAGTCAGCAGTATCAGGACTGTAGCTTCTTTTTGTGCTGAAAAAAGAGTGACGACAATTTATGAAGATAAATGTGAAGCGTCAAAGAAACAAGGAGTCAGAACAGGAATGGTTGGAGGCCTTGGTTTTGGTTTCTCATTCTTGATGTTGTACCTAACATACGGACTTTGTTTCTACGTTGGAGCACAATTTGTTCGTCATAACAAATCTACTTTTGGAGATGTTTTCAAG GTATTTTTTGCACTGATGTTGGCAACAATTGGAGTATCTCAAACAAGTGCATTGGCTTCTGATTCTACAAAGGCCAAGGATTCAGCCGTCTCCATATTCGCATTATTGGACAGAAAGTCCAAAATCGACTCAAGCAATGATGAAGGTTCGACGCTACATGAGGTCAAGGGCGACATCGATTTCCAACATGTCAGCTTCAAGTATCCAAGCCGCCCAGATATTCAAATATTTAGCGACTTTACCTTGCACATTCCCTCTGGCAAG ACTCTTGCACTTGTGGGAGAGAGTGGCAGTGGCAAGTCAACGGTAATCTCTTTGTTGGAACGATTCTACAACCCCGACTCTGGTACTATCTCATTGGATGGAGTAGAGATCAAAAGCCTAAAAGTCACTTGGTTAAGGGACCAAATGGGTCTGGTGGGCCAAGAGCCTATTCTCTTCAATGACACAATCCGTGCCAACATAGCTTATGGGAAACATGGGGAGGTCACTGAGGAGGAGCTCATCAAGGTCGCAAAGGCAGCCAATGCGCATGAGTTCGTATCAAGCCTTCCCCAGGGGTATGACACCACTGTTGGAGAGAGGGGGGTTCAGCTATCTGGTGGCCAGAAGCAGCGGGTAGCCATAGCAAGGGCCATACTAAAAGATCCTAGGATTCTACTTCTTGACGAGGCAACGAGTGCCTTGGATGCTGAGTCTGAGCGCATAGTGCAGGATGCCTTGGATAATGTGATGGTTGGCAGGACAACGGTTATTGTGGCACACCGCCTCTCGACGATCAAAAGTGCTGATATTATCGCAGTTCTCAAGGATGGCGTGATAGTGGAGAAAGGAAGACATGAGGCACTGATGAATATCAAAGATGGATTCTATGCTTCTCTAGTTGAACTTCGTTCAACCTCATCATAG
- the LOC136455003 gene encoding uncharacterized protein: protein MINMKMIGRFHGDKMVYHSFDCAVDDPHNYYPEEFLNTLTPNGLPPRVLKLKIGCPVILLRNIDPMNGLCNGTRLIIQGFQKNTIDAEIVLGQHAGKRVFLPRIPLCPSNDEMFPFQFKRKQFPIRLSFAMTVNKAQGQTIPNVGVYLPKPVFSYGQLYVALSRATTRLNIRILAVPAAEKDVNKEKGKGKGKKGSTKDIFTKNIVYKEVLTL from the coding sequence atgattaatatgaagATGATAGGTCGTTTCCACGGGGATAAGATGGTGTACCATAGCTTTGACTGTGCGGTGGATGATCCGCACAACTACTACCCTGAGGAATTTCTTAACACTTTGACACCCAATGGGCTACCTCCACGTGTGTTGAAGCTGAAGATTGGTTGTCCGgtcatattgcttaggaacattgacccTATGAACGGACTTTGTAATGGCACCAGGCTTATCATACAGGGGTTCCAAAAGAATACCATAGACGCAGAAATTGTGTTAGGACAGCACGCTGGAAAGCGGGTTTTTCTGCCTCGAATACCCTTATGCCCATCGAACGATGAGATGTTCCCTTTCCAATTTAAGCGAAAGCAGTTTCCTATTCGGCTCAGCTTCGCAATGACTGTTAACAAGGCACAGGGGCAGACTATCCCTAACGTCGGGGTATACTTGCCGAAACCAGTGTTCTCGTATGGCCAATTGTATGTGGCGCTATCAAGAGCTACTACAAGATTGAACATTAGGATCTTGGCTGTGCCGGCAGCTGAGAAGGACGTGAACAAGGAAAAAGGGAaagggaaggggaagaagggatCGACAAAGGATATATTCACAAAGAATATTGTATATAAAGAGGTTCTAACTCTATGA